One genomic segment of Pseudomonas sp. p1(2021b) includes these proteins:
- a CDS encoding non-ribosomal peptide synthetase, with protein MNAQDALKLARRYIDLPLEKRRLFLQALQREGVDFAQLPIAAAGLPVERQLLSYAQKRMWVLWRLDPQGAAYNLPSAVRLCGTLDRGALEQAFADLVERHATLRTLFVDAGEGQVGLAEACAPLTIGYADLGDLAPELREAQVQALAQEQVFAPFDLGRGPLLRVNLLRLADQEHVLLVTLHHIVSDGWSMNVLIEEFSRCYAARVEGRAPQLPTLPIQYADYALWQRSWLEAGEQARQVAWWREYLGEACPPLALPLDHPRPQMPSYRGQRHELALDQALAERLKQVAQAHQLTPFMVLLAAFAVLLERYSGQGDVRIGTPIANRNRSEVEGLIGCFVNTQVLRVQVDPGQTVAELLAATRACALGAQAHQELPFEQLVEALDLPRGDGHNPLFQVMYNHQPQVADVDAMRVDSALTLQAIEPTHRTTQFDLTLDTYEKGGRLHAALTYATDLFEAGSIVRMGRHWLNLLRAMLDDPGQAVGNLSMLEANEQRQGREWNDTFTAYDLALAVHQRFERQAAAQPHAPALTFAGQQLSYAELNVRANQLAHLLIARGVGPDVLVGIAAERSLEMVVGLLAILKAGGAYVPLDPEYPRERLAYMLEDSGVKLLLTQRRLLAELPVEGVDCLLLDALERDAQPTHNPDVAVDGENLAYVIYTSGSTGKPKGAGNRHAALVNRLCWMQDAYGLTTADTVLQKTPFSFDVSVWEFFWPLMEGARLVLAAPGEHRDPARLVELIEAEAVSTLHFVPSMLQAFLQDPGVERCRSLRRIVCSGEALPVDAQQQVLARLPWAGLYNLYGPTEAAIDVTHWTCLDEGRDSVPIGRPIANLACHILDASLEPVPAGVLGELYLAGVGLARGYHRRPGLSAERFVASPFVARERMYRTGDLARYRPDGVIEYAGRLDHQVKLRGLRIELGEIEARLLAHAWVREAVVVAEDGKRLLGYVVLAEEHAGWQQVLAAHLAGHLPEYMVPSQWQALARMPLSPNGKLERRALPKIEGGAQAAYVAPQGEREQALAEVWAQVLQVSQVGRDDNFFELGGDSIMAIQLANRARQVGIDVSPRDLFQHQNVRSLALAAGVLGEQAVDTQLAEGEVPLTPVQQLFFALPDFNRDHWNQSLLLAPRQALRADWLAQALGWLCQQHDALRLGFDRQGDTWRQAYRAPANDELLWVREVDSRQALEVMCDATQRSLSLARGQLLRALLARLPDGSQRLLLVIHHLAVDGVSWRILLEDLQQAYARLAAGQPLALLAKTTSYQAWAQRLHRYAAEQQAQVGWWQAQLAGAPEQLPVDHPCALALNRDSCKLALNFDAELTRRLLQEAPAAYRTQVNDLLLTALARAVARWSGQQRVLLELEGHGREQLFDDVDTGRTVGWFTSLFPVALQVEEGLAASLKSIKEQLRAVPDKGVGFGILRYLGEAQVREALEALPRPRITFNYLGRFDTQFDAQAAFVPAAESAGQAQDDGAPLGNGLSVEGQVHDGRLNLQWTYSTRMFEAPTVQRLARLYEEELLALVEHCCDLRHGGLTPADFPLAGLTQAQLDALPGDPRGLQDLYPLSPMQQGMLFHSLYQPSSGAYINQLRLDLEGVDPQCLRAAWQHTVDAHDSLRSACLWHLERPLQRVWRQVLVDWHEHDLQGCADAAQRLDALADDARRQGFALDQAPLLKLQLVQLAPGRHQLIYTHHHLLMDGWSNARVLVEVLKRYQGAVVPRPVGQYRDYIAWLQQQDPAASEAFWRAQLAPLDEPTRLARSVHPLPASDAPGQGEHRQQLDSTTLAALQTFAREQRVTLNTLVQAAWALLLQRYTGQACVAFGATVAGRPAGLPGIEAQVGLFINTLPVVVEPAGHLRLGQWLQALQTGNLRLREHEHTPLLDIQRWAGFGDALFDSLLVFENYPIDQALGEATPAGLRLTPLANQEQTSYPLTVSVVAGQTLDVHYRYASNAFSADSLAALAGHLEHLLHQLPSLGSEGRLGDLGLLSPDALALQVRPWNAPVACAEEPATVHDLFERQAARTPDALALLHECDEWSYAQLEAQANRLAHALLRRGVAAEQRVAIGMARTPQMLVAMLAVLKAGAAYVPLDLDYPGERLAHMLDDSEAVWVLGDGAGEAVLAPLAGARLLDVAALLASADLPDCSPALVVPAQRLAYVIYTSGSTGKPKGVAISHGNVQALVQWSRGVYSRDDLQGVLASTSICFDLSVWEVFVTLACGGYCVLARNALALADLPARDRVRLVNSVPSAVVALEQAGQIPASVRIVNLAGEPLKQSLVERLYRRPGLERVHDLYGPSEDTTYSTHALRRPGGQACIGRPLDNTVAYVLDTQAQLLPVGLAGELYLAGAGLSRGYLNRPGLTAERYLPDPFAGGGQRMYRTGDLVRQGGEGELYYAGRLDHQVKVRGYRIELGELEARLVQVPGVRAAVVVAQPLQGGVQLVAYLEGEVAGAEAVQASLRQTLPDYMVPAHVLCLPALPLTPNGKVDRKALPLPSLGYDQGLHVAPRTALERALASIWAQVLECPQVGLQDRFFALGGHSLLATRVMAQVRQQLGIDAPLRLLFEHEQLQAFATALAPLARGGQSQIARVSREQPLALSYAQERQWFLWQLEPRSSAYNLPLALTLRGHLDVTALGEAFARLVARHEPLRTCIRLVDGQPRQVILAPAGLALPVEHVEAGAGLAAVLAEEVARPFDLENGPLLRVRLYAVAEQEHVLLLVQHHVVTDAWSMQLMVGELVDGYRAACGQQVSAQPDLPVQYADYAAWQRAWMEAGERERQLAYWREQLGDEQPVLQLPYDHPLPAQPTLRNGRLQLQLPRQLGEALADLARKRGVTPFMLLLASYQVLLQRYSGQDDIRVGVPTANRNHAQTQALLGFFVNTQVFRARLDASQSFTALLEQVRETALQAQAHQDLPFEQLVEALQPARNLGHTPLFQALFNHQSARGDDLAEALPALSISRLDLPPRTALFDLSLDTCESAQGWSATFSYMAERFEAATIERLARHWLNLLQGIVAAPDEALGNLSMLDACERQSVALNGPAQGGSMQRPVHRWVEDWAARTPQAPAVRCGEERLDYATLNQRANRLAAALIAQGVGPEVRVAIALERSPRMLVALLAVLKAGGAYLPLDPEYPAERLAYTLKDSGAGLLLSEASVVGQLPVEGMQVLLFEETTAQGEIGNPQVETDPNHLAYVIYTSGSTGQPKGVAVAHGPLAMHVQAIAERYEMRPDDCELHFMSFAFDGAHERWLTCLTQGASLLVRDNTLWTPEQTYAQMKAHGVTVAAFPPAYLQQLAEHAEREGQPPAVRVYCFGGDAVPQASYELARRALRPTYIINGYGPTETVVTPLLWKAGQGTECGAAYAPIGERVGLRSAYVLDGELNLVPQGIAGELYLGGEGLARGYLGRAGLSAERFVADPFSTGGRLYRTGDLVRQRADGVIDYLGRVDNQVKIRGFRIELGEIEARLLEQAGVREAVVLARPGLSGQQLVAYVVPDEADDPTLRERLRQALRARLPDYMVPTAWLLLERLPLTPAGKLDRKALPAPDLAQGAYEAPQGELETRLAELWAQVLKLERVGRTDNFFELGGHSLLAMQVVARARELWQLDLPLKTLFSHPVLAEQAQALAALQQEQAPVQDALAKSLAALKRLSATELEKLLSE; from the coding sequence ATGAATGCCCAAGACGCGTTGAAACTGGCCCGCCGCTATATCGACCTGCCCCTGGAGAAGCGGCGGCTGTTCTTGCAGGCATTGCAGCGCGAGGGCGTCGACTTTGCCCAGTTGCCCATCGCTGCGGCCGGGCTGCCGGTCGAGCGCCAGCTGTTGTCCTATGCGCAAAAGCGTATGTGGGTGCTGTGGCGACTCGACCCGCAGGGCGCCGCCTATAACCTGCCGAGCGCGGTACGGTTGTGCGGTACCTTGGACCGTGGCGCGCTGGAGCAGGCGTTCGCCGACCTGGTCGAGCGACACGCGACCCTGCGTACGCTGTTCGTCGATGCGGGCGAAGGGCAGGTGGGCCTGGCCGAGGCCTGCGCCCCGCTGACCATTGGCTACGCCGACCTTGGCGACCTGGCGCCCGAGCTGCGTGAAGCGCAGGTGCAGGCGCTGGCGCAGGAGCAGGTGTTCGCGCCCTTCGACCTGGGCCGTGGGCCGTTGCTGCGGGTCAATCTGTTGCGCCTGGCGGACCAGGAGCATGTGTTGCTGGTCACGCTGCACCACATTGTCTCCGATGGCTGGTCGATGAATGTGCTGATCGAGGAGTTCAGCCGCTGCTATGCCGCGCGGGTTGAAGGGCGCGCGCCGCAATTGCCCACCTTGCCGATCCAGTACGCCGACTATGCCCTCTGGCAGCGCAGCTGGCTGGAGGCCGGAGAGCAGGCGCGCCAAGTCGCCTGGTGGAGGGAATACCTGGGCGAGGCCTGCCCACCCCTGGCGCTGCCCCTGGACCACCCCCGTCCGCAGATGCCCAGCTACCGAGGCCAACGCCACGAGCTGGCGCTGGACCAGGCCCTGGCCGAGCGCCTGAAACAGGTGGCCCAGGCGCACCAGTTGACGCCGTTCATGGTGCTGCTGGCGGCGTTCGCGGTGCTGCTGGAGCGCTACAGCGGCCAGGGCGATGTGCGCATCGGCACACCGATCGCCAACCGTAATCGCAGCGAGGTGGAGGGGCTGATCGGCTGCTTCGTCAACACCCAGGTGCTGCGCGTGCAGGTCGACCCCGGGCAGACGGTGGCCGAGCTGCTGGCCGCGACCAGGGCCTGCGCGCTGGGCGCCCAGGCCCATCAGGAGCTGCCGTTCGAGCAGTTGGTCGAAGCCCTCGACCTGCCGCGTGGCGATGGTCACAACCCGTTGTTCCAGGTCATGTACAACCATCAGCCGCAGGTCGCCGATGTCGATGCCATGCGTGTGGACAGCGCGCTGACCTTGCAGGCCATCGAGCCGACCCACCGTACCACGCAGTTCGACCTGACGCTGGACACCTATGAAAAAGGCGGCCGGCTGCACGCGGCGCTGACCTATGCCACCGACCTGTTCGAGGCGGGCAGCATCGTGCGCATGGGCCGGCATTGGCTCAACCTGCTACGGGCGATGCTGGACGACCCTGGGCAAGCGGTCGGCAACCTGTCGATGCTCGAGGCGAATGAGCAGCGGCAAGGGCGCGAATGGAACGACACCTTCACTGCATATGACCTGGCCCTGGCCGTGCACCAGCGTTTCGAGCGGCAGGCCGCGGCCCAGCCCCATGCCCCGGCCCTGACCTTCGCCGGCCAACAGCTGAGCTACGCCGAGCTCAACGTCCGGGCCAACCAGCTGGCGCACCTGCTGATCGCCCGTGGCGTGGGGCCGGATGTGCTGGTCGGCATCGCCGCCGAACGTTCGCTGGAGATGGTGGTGGGCCTGCTGGCCATCCTCAAGGCCGGTGGCGCCTACGTGCCGCTGGACCCGGAATACCCGCGCGAGCGCCTGGCCTACATGCTCGAGGACAGTGGCGTGAAGCTGCTGCTGACCCAGCGCCGGCTGTTGGCCGAGCTGCCGGTGGAGGGCGTCGACTGCCTGCTGCTCGATGCGCTTGAGCGGGATGCGCAGCCGACCCACAACCCGGACGTGGCGGTGGACGGCGAAAACCTGGCCTACGTGATCTACACCTCAGGCTCCACCGGCAAGCCCAAGGGAGCCGGCAACCGCCATGCCGCGCTGGTCAACCGCCTGTGCTGGATGCAGGACGCGTACGGGCTGACCACGGCAGACACCGTGCTGCAGAAGACCCCATTCAGCTTCGACGTGTCGGTGTGGGAGTTCTTTTGGCCCTTGATGGAAGGCGCACGGCTGGTGCTGGCGGCGCCGGGCGAGCACCGCGATCCGGCGCGCCTGGTCGAGCTGATCGAGGCCGAGGCGGTGAGCACGCTGCACTTCGTGCCGTCGATGCTGCAAGCGTTCCTGCAAGACCCGGGTGTCGAACGTTGCCGCAGCCTGCGGCGCATCGTCTGCAGCGGCGAGGCGCTGCCGGTGGATGCGCAGCAGCAGGTGCTGGCGCGGCTGCCGTGGGCCGGGCTGTACAACCTGTACGGCCCGACCGAGGCGGCCATCGACGTGACCCACTGGACATGCCTGGACGAAGGCCGCGACAGCGTGCCGATCGGCCGCCCGATCGCCAACCTGGCCTGCCATATCCTGGATGCGAGCCTGGAGCCGGTCCCGGCGGGCGTGCTGGGTGAGCTGTACCTGGCCGGCGTGGGCCTGGCCCGGGGTTACCACCGCCGCCCGGGGCTGAGCGCCGAACGCTTCGTCGCCAGCCCGTTCGTGGCGAGGGAGCGGATGTACCGCACCGGCGACCTGGCGCGCTACCGGCCTGATGGGGTGATCGAATACGCCGGTCGCCTGGATCACCAGGTCAAGCTGCGCGGCCTGCGTATCGAGCTGGGCGAGATCGAGGCGCGGCTGCTGGCGCATGCCTGGGTGCGCGAGGCGGTGGTGGTCGCCGAGGACGGCAAGCGCCTGCTCGGCTATGTGGTGCTGGCCGAAGAACATGCCGGTTGGCAGCAAGTATTGGCGGCTCACCTGGCCGGGCACCTGCCCGAGTACATGGTGCCGAGCCAATGGCAGGCCTTGGCGCGCATGCCGCTGAGCCCGAACGGCAAGTTGGAGCGCCGTGCGTTGCCGAAGATCGAGGGCGGGGCCCAGGCGGCCTACGTGGCGCCACAAGGCGAACGGGAACAGGCCCTGGCCGAAGTCTGGGCGCAGGTGCTGCAGGTGTCGCAGGTCGGGCGCGACGATAACTTCTTCGAGTTGGGCGGCGATTCGATCATGGCCATCCAGCTGGCCAACCGCGCCCGCCAGGTGGGCATCGACGTCAGCCCTCGCGACCTGTTCCAGCACCAGAACGTGCGCAGCCTGGCCCTGGCGGCCGGCGTGCTGGGCGAGCAGGCGGTCGACACGCAGCTGGCCGAAGGCGAAGTGCCGCTGACGCCCGTGCAACAGCTGTTCTTTGCCTTGCCTGACTTCAACCGTGACCACTGGAACCAGTCGCTGTTGCTCGCGCCTCGCCAGGCCTTGCGCGCCGATTGGCTGGCGCAGGCGCTGGGTTGGCTGTGCCAGCAGCACGATGCCTTGCGCCTGGGCTTCGACCGGCAAGGCGACACATGGCGCCAGGCCTACCGTGCGCCGGCAAACGATGAGCTGCTGTGGGTGCGGGAAGTCGATTCGCGGCAGGCCCTGGAGGTTATGTGCGATGCCACGCAGCGCAGCCTGTCGTTGGCCCGGGGCCAGCTGCTGCGCGCGCTGCTGGCACGCCTGCCGGACGGCAGCCAACGCTTGCTGCTGGTCATCCATCACCTGGCGGTAGATGGGGTGTCTTGGCGGATCCTGCTCGAAGACCTGCAACAGGCCTATGCGCGCTTGGCGGCCGGGCAGCCGCTGGCGCTGCTGGCCAAGACCACCAGCTACCAGGCCTGGGCGCAGCGCCTGCACCGTTATGCCGCCGAGCAGCAGGCCCAGGTGGGCTGGTGGCAGGCGCAGTTGGCAGGTGCTCCCGAGCAGCTGCCGGTGGACCACCCCTGCGCGCTGGCGCTCAATCGCGACAGCTGCAAGCTGGCACTGAACTTCGATGCCGAGCTCACGCGGCGTCTTCTGCAAGAGGCGCCGGCGGCCTATCGCACCCAGGTCAACGACCTGCTGCTGACCGCCCTGGCCCGTGCCGTTGCGCGCTGGAGTGGTCAACAGCGGGTTTTGCTTGAACTCGAGGGGCATGGCCGCGAACAGTTGTTCGACGATGTGGATACCGGGCGTACCGTTGGCTGGTTCACCAGCCTGTTCCCGGTTGCCTTGCAGGTGGAGGAGGGGCTGGCCGCCTCGCTCAAATCGATCAAGGAGCAGCTGCGCGCCGTGCCCGACAAGGGCGTAGGTTTCGGCATCCTGCGCTACCTCGGCGAAGCACAGGTGCGCGAAGCCCTGGAGGCGCTGCCGCGACCGCGCATCACCTTCAACTACCTGGGGCGGTTCGACACCCAGTTCGACGCACAGGCCGCCTTCGTACCGGCCGCCGAGTCGGCTGGGCAGGCTCAGGACGATGGCGCGCCGCTGGGCAATGGGTTATCCGTCGAAGGGCAGGTCCACGATGGCCGCCTGAACCTGCAATGGACCTACAGCACCCGGATGTTCGAGGCGCCTACGGTGCAGCGCCTGGCCCGACTGTACGAGGAGGAACTGCTGGCCCTGGTCGAGCACTGCTGTGACCTGCGCCACGGCGGCCTGACCCCTGCCGATTTTCCCCTGGCCGGCCTGACCCAGGCACAGCTGGACGCCTTGCCTGGCGATCCACGTGGCTTGCAGGACCTCTACCCGCTGTCGCCGATGCAGCAGGGCATGCTGTTCCACAGCCTCTACCAACCAAGCAGCGGTGCCTATATCAACCAGTTGCGCCTGGACCTGGAAGGCGTCGACCCGCAGTGCCTGCGAGCGGCCTGGCAGCACACCGTGGATGCCCACGATAGCCTGCGCAGCGCCTGCCTCTGGCACCTGGAGCGGCCGCTGCAGCGCGTTTGGCGGCAGGTGCTGGTGGACTGGCACGAGCATGACCTGCAAGGGTGCGCCGATGCCGCGCAACGCCTTGACGCATTGGCGGATGACGCACGCAGGCAAGGTTTCGCCCTTGACCAGGCGCCACTGCTGAAGCTGCAGCTGGTCCAGCTGGCGCCTGGGCGCCACCAGCTGATCTATACCCATCATCACCTGCTGATGGACGGCTGGAGCAACGCGCGGGTGCTGGTGGAAGTGCTGAAGCGCTACCAGGGCGCCGTGGTGCCCCGCCCGGTCGGCCAGTACCGGGACTACATCGCCTGGTTGCAGCAGCAGGACCCCGCCGCAAGCGAAGCGTTCTGGCGTGCGCAACTGGCGCCACTGGACGAGCCGACCCGTTTGGCGCGCAGCGTGCACCCGCTGCCCGCAAGCGACGCGCCGGGGCAGGGCGAACACCGCCAGCAGCTGGACAGCACCACCCTGGCCGCCTTGCAGACCTTCGCCCGTGAGCAGCGTGTCACGCTCAACACCTTGGTGCAGGCGGCCTGGGCTTTGTTGCTGCAGCGCTATACCGGCCAGGCCTGCGTCGCCTTCGGTGCCACCGTGGCCGGCCGCCCGGCGGGGCTGCCCGGCATCGAGGCGCAGGTCGGGCTGTTCATCAACACCTTGCCGGTGGTGGTCGAACCCGCCGGCCACCTGCGCCTGGGCCAGTGGCTGCAAGCACTGCAGACCGGCAACCTGCGCCTGCGCGAACACGAGCACACGCCGCTGCTGGATATCCAGCGCTGGGCCGGTTTCGGCGACGCGCTGTTCGACAGCCTGCTGGTGTTCGAGAACTACCCGATCGACCAGGCCCTGGGCGAGGCCACGCCGGCGGGCTTGCGCCTGACGCCGCTCGCCAACCAAGAGCAGACCAGCTACCCGCTGACCGTGTCCGTTGTCGCTGGGCAGACCCTCGATGTGCATTACCGCTATGCCAGCAACGCGTTCAGCGCCGACTCCCTGGCGGCCCTGGCCGGGCACCTGGAGCACCTGTTGCACCAGTTACCGAGCCTGGGCAGCGAGGGGCGGTTGGGCGATCTCGGCCTGTTGTCGCCTGATGCCTTGGCGTTGCAGGTCCGCCCGTGGAATGCGCCCGTGGCCTGCGCCGAAGAACCGGCAACGGTGCATGACCTGTTCGAACGGCAGGCGGCCCGTACCCCTGACGCCTTGGCGTTGCTCCATGAGTGCGATGAATGGTCCTACGCCCAGCTCGAGGCCCAGGCCAACCGCCTGGCGCACGCACTCTTGCGGCGCGGTGTGGCCGCCGAACAACGGGTAGCCATCGGCATGGCACGTACGCCGCAGATGCTGGTGGCGATGCTGGCGGTGCTCAAGGCTGGGGCCGCCTATGTGCCGCTGGACCTGGACTACCCGGGCGAACGCCTGGCCCATATGCTCGACGATAGCGAGGCGGTCTGGGTGCTGGGCGATGGGGCGGGCGAGGCCGTGCTGGCCCCGCTGGCGGGCGCGCGGCTGCTGGACGTAGCTGCCTTGCTGGCCTCGGCCGACCTGCCTGACTGCAGCCCGGCCCTGGTCGTGCCGGCCCAGCGCCTGGCCTATGTGATCTACACCTCGGGGTCGACGGGCAAGCCGAAGGGCGTTGCCATCAGCCATGGCAATGTCCAGGCGCTGGTGCAGTGGTCCCGTGGCGTCTATAGCCGGGATGACCTGCAGGGTGTGCTGGCCAGCACTTCGATCTGCTTCGACCTGTCGGTGTGGGAGGTCTTCGTCACCTTGGCCTGTGGTGGTTACTGCGTGTTGGCACGCAATGCCCTGGCCCTGGCAGACTTGCCGGCACGCGACCGGGTGCGCCTGGTCAACAGCGTGCCGTCGGCCGTCGTCGCCTTGGAGCAGGCGGGGCAGATCCCCGCCAGCGTGCGCATCGTCAACCTGGCCGGCGAGCCGCTGAAGCAGTCGTTGGTCGAGCGCTTGTACCGGCGCCCGGGGCTTGAGCGGGTGCATGACCTGTACGGCCCCTCCGAGGACACCACCTATTCCACCCACGCTCTGCGCCGGCCTGGGGGCCAGGCGTGTATCGGTCGGCCCTTGGACAATACCGTAGCCTATGTGCTCGACACCCAGGCCCAGCTGCTGCCGGTGGGGCTGGCCGGCGAGCTGTACCTGGCCGGGGCGGGCTTGAGCCGCGGCTACCTGAACCGCCCTGGGCTCACCGCTGAGCGCTACCTGCCCGACCCGTTCGCTGGCGGTGGCCAGCGCATGTACCGCACCGGCGACCTGGTGCGCCAGGGCGGGGAGGGTGAGCTGTACTACGCCGGGCGCCTGGACCACCAGGTGAAAGTGCGTGGCTATCGCATCGAGCTGGGCGAGCTGGAGGCTCGCCTGGTGCAGGTGCCAGGTGTGCGTGCCGCCGTGGTGGTCGCCCAGCCTCTGCAGGGCGGTGTGCAACTGGTGGCGTACCTGGAAGGCGAGGTGGCCGGCGCCGAGGCGGTGCAGGCGTCGCTGCGCCAGACGTTACCGGACTACATGGTACCGGCGCATGTCCTGTGCCTGCCGGCGCTGCCGTTGACGCCCAATGGCAAGGTCGATCGCAAGGCCTTGCCGTTGCCGAGCCTTGGGTACGATCAAGGGCTCCATGTCGCCCCACGCACGGCGCTGGAGCGAGCGCTCGCGTCGATCTGGGCGCAGGTGCTGGAATGCCCGCAGGTCGGCCTGCAGGACCGTTTCTTCGCCCTGGGCGGCCACTCGCTGTTGGCGACCCGGGTCATGGCCCAGGTGCGCCAGCAACTGGGCATCGACGCGCCGTTGCGGCTGTTGTTCGAGCATGAACAGTTGCAGGCGTTCGCCACGGCCCTGGCGCCTTTGGCGCGCGGCGGGCAGTCGCAGATCGCCCGGGTGTCACGCGAGCAGCCGCTGGCGTTGTCCTACGCCCAAGAGCGGCAATGGTTCCTCTGGCAGCTGGAGCCGCGCAGCAGTGCCTACAACCTGCCGCTGGCCTTGACCTTGCGTGGCCACCTGGACGTGACGGCACTGGGGGAGGCCTTCGCACGCCTGGTGGCCCGCCATGAACCGTTGCGCACCTGTATTCGCCTGGTCGATGGGCAACCGCGTCAGGTGATCCTGGCACCTGCGGGGCTGGCCTTGCCGGTCGAGCACGTCGAGGCCGGGGCGGGCCTGGCGGCGGTACTGGCCGAGGAGGTTGCCCGGCCGTTCGACCTGGAGAATGGGCCTTTGCTGCGGGTGCGCCTGTATGCGGTGGCCGAGCAAGAACATGTGCTGTTGCTGGTGCAGCACCATGTGGTCACCGATGCCTGGTCCATGCAGTTGATGGTCGGCGAACTGGTCGATGGCTATCGCGCCGCCTGCGGTCAGCAGGTGTCGGCGCAGCCAGACCTGCCGGTGCAGTATGCCGACTACGCCGCTTGGCAGCGGGCCTGGATGGAGGCCGGCGAACGCGAGCGCCAGCTGGCCTACTGGCGCGAGCAATTGGGTGACGAGCAACCTGTGCTGCAGTTGCCCTACGACCACCCACTGCCGGCCCAGCCGACCCTGCGCAACGGCCGCCTGCAACTGCAACTGCCAAGGCAGCTCGGCGAGGCGCTCGCAGACCTTGCGCGCAAGCGCGGTGTGACCCCGTTCATGCTCCTGCTGGCCAGCTACCAGGTGCTGTTGCAGCGCTACAGCGGCCAGGACGACATCCGCGTCGGTGTGCCCACGGCCAACCGCAACCATGCCCAGACCCAGGCGCTGCTGGGCTTCTTCGTCAACACCCAGGTGTTCAGGGCGCGGCTGGATGCCAGCCAGTCGTTCACAGCCCTGCTCGAACAGGTACGCGAAACCGCCCTGCAGGCCCAGGCCCACCAGGACCTGCCGTTCGAGCAGCTGGTCGAGGCCTTGCAGCCTGCCCGCAACCTGGGCCACACCCCGTTGTTCCAGGCGCTGTTCAACCACCAGAGTGCCCGCGGCGACGACCTCGCCGAGGCGCTGCCGGCGCTTTCGATCAGCCGCCTGGACCTGCCGCCTCGCACCGCGTTGTTCGACCTCTCGCTGGACACCTGCGAGTCTGCCCAAGGCTGGTCCGCCACGTTCAGCTACATGGCCGAACGCTTCGAGGCGGCGACCATCGAGCGCCTGGCCAGGCACTGGCTGAACCTGCTGCAGGGCATCGTCGCCGCACCGGACGAGGCGTTGGGCAACCTGTCGATGCTCGATGCCTGCGAGCGCCAAAGCGTTGCGCTCAATGGCCCGGCCCAGGGCGGATCGATGCAGCGCCCGGTCCATCGGTGGGTGGAGGACTGGGCGGCGCGTACACCGCAGGCGCCCGCGGTGCGCTGCGGCGAGGAACGCCTGGACTATGCGACCCTCAACCAGCGCGCCAACCGCCTGGCCGCGGCACTCATCGCCCAGGGCGTGGGCCCCGAAGTGCGGGTGGCCATCGCCCTGGAACGCTCGCCGCGCATGCTGGTGGCTTTGTTGGCGGTGCTCAAGGCCGGCGGCGCCTACCTGCCGCTGGACCCGGAGTACCCGGCCGAACGCCTGGCCTACACGCTCAAGGACAGCGGTGCCGGCTTGTTGTTGAGCGAGGCGAGCGTGGTCGGGCAGTTGCCGGTCGAAGGCATGCAAGTGCTGTTGTTCGAAGAGACTACCGCGCAGGGCGAAATCGGTAATCCGCAGGTAGAAACAGACCCGAACCACCTGGCCTACGTCATCTACACCTCCGGCTCCACCGGCCAACCCAAGGGCGTGGCGGTGGCCCACGGGCCGCTGGCCATGCACGTGCAGGCCATCGCCGAGCGTTACGAGATGCGCCCGGACGACTGCGAACTGCACTTCATGTCGTTCGCCTTCGACGGTGCCCATGAGCGCTGGCTGACCTGCCTGACCCAGGGCGCCAGCCTGCTGGTGCGCGACAACACGCTGTGGACGCCGGAGCAGACCTACGCACAGATGAAGGCCCACGGCGTGACCGTGGCGGCCTTCCCGCCAGCGTACCTGCAGCAACTGGCCGAACATGCCGAACGCGAGGGTCAGCCCCCGGCGGTGCGGGTGTACTGCTTCGGTGGCGACGCCGTGCCCCAGGCCAGCTACGAGCTGGCACGCCGGGCCCTGCGCCCGACCTACATCATCAACGGCTACGGCCCCACCGAGACGGTGGTGACGCCCTTGCTCTGGAAGGCCGGGCAGGGCACCGAGTGTGGCGCAGCCTATGCGCCCATCGGCGAGCGCGTCGGCCTGCGCAGTGCCTACGTGCTGGATGGCGAGCTGAACCTGGTGCCACAAGGCATCGCCGGGGAGCTGTACCTGGGCGGTGAGGGCCTGGCGCGGGGTTACCTGGGGCGTGCCGGCCTGAGCGCCGAGCGCTTCGTGGCCGACCCGTTCAGCACGGGCGGGCGGCTGTACCGCACCGGTGACCTGGTGCGCCAGCGCGCCGACGGGGTGATCGACTACCTCGGGCGGGTGGACAACCAGGTGAAGATCCGTGGTTTCCGTATCGAATTGGGCGAGATCGAGGCGCGCCTGCTGGAGCAGGCCGGGGTGCGCGAGGCGGTGGTGCTGGCCCGCCCGGGCCTGAGCGGCCAGCAGCTGGTGGCCTATGTGGTGCCCGACGAGGCGGACGACCCAACCCTGCGCGAGCGCCTGCGCCAGGCCCTGCGTGCGCGGCTGCCGGACTACATGGTGCCAACTGCCTGGCTGCTGCTCGAGCGGCTGCCGCTGACCCCGGCCGGCAAGCTGGACCGCAAAGCCTTGCCGGCGCCGGACCTGGCCCAGGGCGCCTACGAGGCGCCCCAGGGCGAACTGGAAACCCGCCTGGCCGAGCTCTGGGCCCAAGTGCTCAAGCTCGAACGGGTCGGGCGCACCGACAACTTCTTCGAGCTGGGCGGGCATTCGCTGCTGGCCATGCAGGTGGTGGCCAGGGCCCGCGAGCTGTGGCAGCTCGACCTGCCGCTCAAGACCCTGTTCAGCCACCCGGTGCTGGCCGAGCAGGCCCAGGCGCTCGCGGCCTTGCAGCAGGAACAGGCGCCGGTGCAGGACGCCTTGGCTAAATCCTTGGCGGCCCTCAAACGTTTATCAGCCACTGAGCTTGAAAAGCTGCTTTCCGAATGA